Genomic DNA from Paenibacillus donghaensis:
CAAGCCCTTGCTGGCGACCGTGAAACCAAGCTGTGCGTACCTTCTCCATCCCATATTTTTGGTGAGTTATCATGGTCAGATAACATTGGCGGCACAGAAGCCGTTTATAAGGACAGACATGAGCTTAAAAACGGTCTTGTTAAGGCATACAAGGATTTTGTTAAGGAATTTGCTGCTGCTGGAGGACAAATTCTGCAATTCGACGATTGCTTATGGGAGCTATTTGCAGATGATAACCCGAACTCACCATATACTGGCGAGAACATCAATCAAGAGGAAGTACAGGCTCTGGCTACAGAATTTATAGACATTAACAATACAATCATAGATTTTGGTCATAGCTTAGGCCTCAAAATGTGGACTCATAACTGCCGCGGTAACTATGATTCCCGTAATATGGGTGGAGGCTCCTATGCTAAAATTGCTAATCTGTTCTTGAAGCAGCTTAAATACGACCGCTTTTTCCTAGAATGGGATGATGACCGTGCAGGCTCACTTGAGGCGCTTGCGGTGTTCAAAGATAAGCCGGAGACGGAAATTGTACTTGGATTGTTGTCTTCTAAAACCAATACGCTTGACGATGAGGCTCGTGTCATTCAAATGCTTGATGAAGCATCTAAAATTATTGACAAGGATAGACTGCTACTCTCTCATCAGTGCGGTTTCGCGTCCTGCGATGGCGGTAA
This window encodes:
- a CDS encoding cobalamin-independent methionine synthase II family protein, whose amino-acid sequence is MCNRFQIVGSLLRPSNLLEYKQQIEHRDDIQYPFYPDFEGYEQCEAEAIQAVVDKEINNGLSILTDGEYSKSMWHLDFVWGFQGVDRYIADHGYFFKDTDGTSKYETRKDIGLRITGELDGKNHHFIHAYRKLQALAGDRETKLCVPSPSHIFGELSWSDNIGGTEAVYKDRHELKNGLVKAYKDFVKEFAAAGGQILQFDDCLWELFADDNPNSPYTGENINQEEVQALATEFIDINNTIIDFGHSLGLKMWTHNCRGNYDSRNMGGGSYAKIANLFLKQLKYDRFFLEWDDDRAGSLEALAVFKDKPETEIVLGLLSSKTNTLDDEARVIQMLDEASKIIDKDRLLLSHQCGFASCDGGNELTEDEQWAKINQGQQIARQYWG